GCGGTGACGATGTGCACCGCGGTGCTGTTGAGCCGGGCCACGATCGGCCGCGGCGGATGCGAGACGTGCATGATCGTCGTCAGTCGTTCTCCGGCCCGGCGCGCCCCGGCGTACGTCGTGCCGTCGATGCGCGGGTCGTTGAACATCGCGTCGCCCATGTCCTCGGGCGCGCCGGAGATCAGGTTGAACACGCCCTTGGGCACGCCGCACGCGCGGAGCATCTCGGCGAGGAGTCGCGCCGAGAACGGCGTCTCCTCGGCGGTCTTGAGCACGACGGTGTTCCCGGCGAGCAGTGCGGCCGCGACAGGCCCGGCGGCCAGCCCGAACGGATGGTAGGACGGGGAGAAGACGGTCCACACCCCGTGCGGCACCATCGGACGCGGCGGCGCACTGGGCGTGCGACCCGGCGCGAGGAACCCGTGGCTCGCCCATTCGTCGCAGTAGGCGGTGATCACCTCGGCGGCCCCCCACACCTCCTCGATCGCGGCGCGACGCGTCTTCCCCGACTCGAGCGCCACGATCACCGCGAGTTCGAACGCGCGGGCCTCGATCTTGCCCAGCAGGCGGCGGACGACGCCGCGCCGCTCCGACTCGGCGGTCGCTGCCCAGGCGGGGAACGCGGCCGAGGCCGCGGCGATGGCGAGATCCACCTCGTACTCGGTCGCGGCGGCGAAGTGGCCGAGCACGAGCCCGCGGTCGCTCGGCGAGTGCTTCGTGCGGGCGCGGTGCGTCTCGACGTCCTCGCCGCCGATCATCAGGCCGTAGCTGCTGCCGAAGCGCTTCCGCACGTCGGCGAGCGCCGCGTCGAACTTCGCATTCTCCGCCGCCGAGAGCGGCCGGACGAAGGCGTCGGACGATGCATCAGGGGTCATGCGGCCTCCGCGGACGGGAAGTGGCGGGCGAGCAGGCGGTCGAGCAGCGCGAGCGCGTCGGCGAGGTCGCGCTCGGCGATGACGAACGGGGGGGCGAGGAGGAGGAGATTCCCTCGTGTGGCGAACGCGACCCCTGCCTCGAGACCCTCGCGTACGAGTGCCGCGAGCGGGGCGGGCGCGCCCGGCCACGGGGCGTGCGGCGCGCGCGTCGCCCGGTCCTGCACGAGCTCGACGACCGCGAAGAGGCCCCGCCCGCCGCGGACGTCGCCGATCACCGCGTGCCGCCGCTGCAGCGCCCGCAACGACTCGAACATCGTGCGTCCCAAGGCGCGCGAGCGCGCGATGAGCCCTTCGTCCTCGTACGCCTGCACGGCGGCGACCCCTGCGGCGCACGAGAGCGGATGGCCGCAGTACGTGAGCCCGGTGTAGAGCATCTCGTGCTCGAGTGCCCGCGCGACGTCGGCCGAGAGCACGACCGCCCCGAGCGGGAGGTGCGCGCCGGTGAGTCCCTTGGCGAGCGTCATGAGGTCCGGTCGGCCCGCTTCCCCATGGCGCTGCCAGGCGAACCACTCGCCCACGCGCCCGAAGCCGCTCATCACCTCGTCCGCGATGAGGAGCGCGCCGTGCGCGCGGGTGACGGCGCGCAACGCCGGCCAGTACGAGTCCGGCGGCACGATGCCGTTGGTGCCCGAGTCCGGCTCCATGAGCACCGCGGCGACCTCGTGCGCGCCCTCGCGCGCGATCAGCTCGCCCACGTGCGCCGCCGCGGCGTGCCCGCACGCATCGTCGTCGTGGGTGCCGAAGGGGCAACGGTAGGCATAGGGCGGCAGCGCATGGATCACGCGATGCGCCGCCGGATCGGCGAGGGCCCGCGTCCGCGTATCGCCGGAGAGCGCCATCGTCGCGTAGCTGGCGCCGTGATAGGAGCGATCGCGGGCGATCACGAGCCCGTGCGGTCGCCCGCGGACCTGTCGTGCGAACTTCACCGCGTGCTCGTTGGCGTCGGCGCCACCGAGCGTGAAGAAGATGCGGCCGCCCGCGAAGCCGCTCTTCTCGAGGAGCAGTTCGGCAAGGCGCGCGCGTGGCTCGGAGCCCCACGCATTGGCGATGTAGCAGAGGCGATCCGCCTGCGCCTTGATCGCCGCCACGACGCGCGGATGCTGGTGCCCCAGATGGCAGCATTCCGACTGGCTGCTCAGGTCGAGGATCCGCCGCCCATCGGCGGTGATGAAGTGCGCGCCCTCGCCCCCGACGACGGTCGGCGCGTCCCACCGGTCCTGCACCGTCCAGCTGTGGAGGACCGTCTCGCGTTCGGGGAGACGGGAGTGCATGCCGAGAATATACGGCGCGTCGTGCGGGCGGCCATGTTGTCCCGTCGCGCAGCGACGGTGCGCGCGCGTTGCGGGGGCATCCCGGCCCGCCTAGCTTGGCCCGATGCCCTGCGCCGCCCCCCGCTGATGACCACCCGGATCGCGCTCACCCGCGCCATCTCGCCCCGCCTGGCGGAGTGCGAACTCACGCACCTCGACCGGACGCCGATCAGCGTCCCGCGCGCCGAGGCGCAGCACGAGGCGTACGAGGCGACGCTGCGCGCGCTCGGCTGCGACGTGCGCCGGGTGGAGCCCGCGCCGGAGCACGCCGACTCGGTCTTCATCGAGGACACCGCGGTGGTGTTCGACGAGGTCGCGGTGATCACGCGCCCCGGGGCAGAGTCGCGGCGCGCCGAGACCGACGCGGTGGCGGGCGCGCTGGCCGGCCTGCGTCCGCTGGCGCGGATCGTCGCGCCGGGGACGCTCGATGGCGGGGACGTGCTCGTGGTCGGCCGCCGCGTGTTCGTGGGGCGCACGGGGCGCACCAACGACGAGGGGATCGGCCAGATGCAGGCGGCACTCGCGCCGCACGGCTACACCGTGACCGCGGTGGACGTGACCGGTTGCCTGCACCTCAAGACCGCGGTGACGGCGATAGATGACACGACCGTGCTCGTGAACCCGGCGTGGGTCGACGCGGCGGCCTTCGCGCCGGCGGCGGTGATCATGGTGGATCCGACGGAGCCGATGGGGGCCAACGTGCTGCGGATCGGCGAGCGGCTCCTGTACGGTGCCGACCATCCGCGCACCCTTGCGCGCCTGCGCGCCCACGGCGCCGACGTGACGACGGTCGAGGCATCGGAGCTGGCGAAGGCCGAGGGCGCGGTGACCTGCTGCTCGCTGGTATTGCGCGCGTGAGATCGGTCCTGCGCGCGGTCTGCGCCGCGCTGTTCGCCGGGACCGGTCTCGCTGCGCAGGGGCCTGCGGGCGCGCCGGGGACCACGCCGGAATTGTCGGCAGCGCGGATCCCGAACGGGTCGCCTGGCCCCGCGCTCGACGGCCGGCTCGACGACGCGGCCTGGCGTCTCGCCACGCCCATCGACGACCTGCGCCAGCGCGAACCCCTCGAGGGCGTCGCGGCGACGGAGCGCACCGAGGTGCGCGTCGTGTACGACGCACTCACGCTCTATGTGGCGGTGCACGCCTACGATTCCGATCCCGCGGCGGTCGTGGCGCGCATGCTCGAGCGCGACAGGGTCATGTCCGCCGACTTCGACGGCACGCCGCAGTTCGCCGGCGACGACGCCGTGGCGCTGCTCTTCGACGGGATGCACGACCATCGCAACGCGATGGTGCTCGCGACGAACGCGAACGGCGCCGAGTTCGATGCATTGCTCACCGACGAGGGACGCGAGTTCAACGTCGACTGGCGCGGCATCTGGCGCGTCGCGGCGACGCGCACGGCCGACGGATGGACGGCGGAGTTCGCGATCCCCTTCCGCTCGCTGCGCTACCGACCGGGCGAGCCGGAGTGGGGCTTCAACATCTACCGGATGATCCGCCGGAAGAACGAGGAGGTCCTCTGGCGGGGATGGACGCGCGCGGGCGGCGGCTTCGCCCGCGTCTCGCTCGCCGGCCATCTGCAGGGTCTCGAGGGGCTCCCGAAACCGGGCGGCAACGTCGAGCTGCGGCCGTACGTGCTCCTCGGCAACGACACCGAACGGGACTCGCTCTCCGGCGCGTTCGGCGACACGCCGCGGCGCGGCGTGGGCGGCGAGCTGAAGGCGCAGGTCACGGGCGGTCTCGTCCTCGACGCGACCGTCAACACCGACTTCGCGCAGGTCGAGGCCGACAACGTCCAGGTGAACCTCACGCGCTTCTCCCTCTTCTTCCCCGAGAAGCGTGAGTTCTTCCTCGAGAACGCCGGCGTCTTCGAGTTCGGCGCGCGCGAGCTCTTCGGCCCGCCGCCCTTCCTCATGTTCTTCTCGCGGCAGATCGGCATCGCCGAGGACGGGCCCGTGCCGGTGCTCGGCGGCGCGCGCCTCACCGGGCGCGTGGGGGACCAGACCGTCGGTCTCCTCACCATGATGACCGACTCGGCCTTCGACCAGGGGCGCACGACCTACAACGTCCTGCGCGCCAAGCGCGACATCGGCGGCAACAATTACATCGGCGGGATGCTCACCGACCGACGGATGGGTTCCGATTACAACACGGTCGGCGGCGTGGACTTCAGCTTCTGGCCCACGCAGGCGCTCAACCTGCAAGGGTTCGCGGCGCAGACGACCACCTTCGGTCCCGGCGGGGACGGCGGTGCCCAGCGCCTCGCGGCCAGCACCAACACGGGGCGCTACGGCTTCAACCTGCAGCACCTGCGGATCGACCCCGAGGCGGACGCGCAGCTCGGCTTCATCACGCGCACGGGCATCCAGCAGACGGGCGGCAACACGCGTGTCACCTGGCGCCCCACCGCGCTCGGGCTGCGCAACGTGAACTGGCTCACCTTCGGCGACTACATCGCGCGCACGGACGCGGTGCTGCAGGACTGGCGCTTCGCCAACGCGATCGACCTCGTCTTCCGGAGCGGCGAGAACATCACCGTCTACCGACGGCAGGGCTTCACGCGGATCGACGAGGAGTTCGACCTCGCGGACTCGCTGGCCGTGCCCGCGGGCGACTATGACGACAACGTCACCGGCTTCTTCGTGATCAGCGACCCCGGGCTCCCGGTGACCTTCAACGTCGACGGGGAACGAAACGAGACGTTCGGCGGCACGCTCAGCCGGATCACGACCGGTGTCACCGCTCGCGCGGGGCGGCACCTCGGGGTCAACCTCAGCGCCACGCGCAGCTGGGTGGACGTCCCCTCGGGGGCGCTCGTCGCCGACCTCTTCTCCACCCGCGTGAGCTGGGCGTTCACGACGCAGATGTTCCTCAATGCGCTCGTGCAGTACAGCGGGCTCGATCGCGACGTCTCGGCGAACATCCGCTTCCAGTACATCTTCAAGCCGGGCAGCGACCTCTTCCTCGTGCTCAACGAGTCGCGCGGCGACCCGACGTCACTCTCGCGCCTGCAGGCGCGGGGCCTGCGACTCAAAGTGACCTACCTGCGGCGGCTCTGACGTGGAACACCAGGGGATCGACGGCATCATCGAGATGGCGCAGGACGGGCGTACCACCGAGGCCCTCGCGGCGCTCGACCTCGTGCTGGCCGAGGTGAACGACGAACCGCGGTTGCACGCGCTGCGCGCCTTCCTCCTCCTCGAGGCTGGCCGATTCGCCGACGCGCAGCGCGCGGCCGAGCTCGCGCACGCGCTCGACGACGAGGACCACCTGCCGCTGCTGGCACTCGCGCGGGTGGCGCTCGCGGCGGGTGAGCCGACCGAGGCGATCGCCCGAGCACGCGCCGCCCATGCGCTCGCGCCGGACGACCACGAGCCGGTCGTGATCGAGGCGCGGGCCCGCGCGCTGCTCGGCCAATGGGACGAGGTCATCGCCCGCGCCGAGTACGTGCTCGCGGAGGATCCGCACAACGCCGAAGCGGCCTTTCTCCGGATCGCCGCGCTCGAGTCCCGCGCCAAGGGCTCGGCGCGGCTCGATCCGGCCGAGTGGGACCAGCTCGCCGAGCGTTTCCCGCACATCGCGACGGCGCGCGCGGGTCGCGCGTGGACCTTGCTGCACCGCGGCCGGGCGCGGCAGGCGGAGCACGAGTTCCGCGATGCGCTCGCGCTCGACCCGTCCGATCCGTGGGCCAAGGAGGGACTCGTCCTCGCGCTCAAGGCACGGTACCCGGGCTACACGCTGCTGCTGCGGTTCTTCTTCTGGCTGCAGTCGCTCCCGCCAGGGACCCAGACGGCGGTGCTGATCGGCGGCGTGCTCGGCACGCGGGTGCTGCGCGGCGTCGCGCAGGCCGATCCGTCACTCGCGCCGTTCATCACGCCGGTCATCTGGCTCTACTTCGGCTTCGTCCTCCTCACCTGGCTCGCGGACCCGCTGCTCAATCTCGCCCTGCTCACCAAGGCGGAGGGCCGCCGGCTCATCGGCGGCGACGAGCGACGCGGCGCGCTCGCCGTGGGGGCGACCCTCGGCGTCGCGCTCCTCCTCGGTGCGACCGGACTGCTCGCGCCGTGGGGCGCCGCGCTCGGGGCAGCGGCCGCGGTAGGGCTGACGAGCCTGACGACCGCCGCGGGGTTCGCGTGCGCGCCGGGGACGCAGCGGCGTGGCCTGCTGATCGCCTCCGGTCTGTTCGCCACGCTCGGCGTCGCCTCGCTGGCGTTCCCCGGCGACACGGGAGCACTGTTCGTCGGCGTCGCGGTCATCGGCGTCGTGATCGGGACCTGGGTGTCGCGACCGCTCATCCGGCGGAGTCACGAACGGCATCGCTGAGCCACGCGCGCCGGCGCGCCATCGCCGGATCCGGATCGGAGGCTGCGTGGAGGGAGCGCGAATGGAGTCGATGGGACAGGACTGGTCGGCCGCGTTGATCGCGCTGCTCGCGCGCTACGACGAACCGCACCGGCGCTATCACACACGCCAGCATCTGGATGAATGCCTGGCGCGCCTCGCGGCGGTCCGCGCCCGCGCCGAGCGGGCCGACGAGGTCGAACTCGCGCTGCTGTACCACGACGCCGTCTACGACCCGCTCGCCGCCGACAACGAGGCGCGCAGCGCCGACCTCGCCGAGGAGGCGATGCGCGCGCACGCGGTCCCCGCCGACGCGATCGCGCGCGTGCGCGCCCTCATCCTCGCCACGCGCCACGTGGAGCCGCCGGCGACGCCGGATGAGGCGCTGCTCGTCGACGTCGATCTGGGCATCCTCGCGGCGGCGCAGGCGCGGTTCGACGAGTACGAACGACAGGTGCGCGAGGAGTACGCATGGGTCCCCGGTCCGCTGTTCCGGCGCAAGCGACGCGCCGTGCTGGAGGCGTTCCTCGCCCGTCCGCGCATCTATGTGAGCGGGGCGTTCGATCACGATGAGCAGCTGGCGCGCGAGAACCTCGCGCGGTCGCTCTCGCGACTCTGATCCGTTCGTGTCCGTTCGCCACAGCTGAAACCCGGCCCCTGGGGCCGACCGTACCGGAGGCACACCCTCTCCGGTCCGCCGCATGGCCCAGGTCACCCGCGACATCCAGCTCGGCCTCCGCACCCTGCGGAAGTCCCCCGGTCTCGTCCTCGTCTCCACCATCGCGCTGACGTTCGGCATCGGCCTCACGACGATGATGTTCTCCATCATCTACGGCGCGATGCTGAAGGGCCTGCCCTTCGAGGACGCCGACCGCATCGTCGCGGTCGCGCTCCGGAATCCCGAGCGCGAGATCAACCGCGCCCCGTTCGACCTCGCGGACTTCAGCGACCTCGCCGCGCAACAGACCTCGTTCGAGAGATTCGGCGGCTACACCGGCGGCACGATGAACGTGAGCGGCACCGAGCGCGCCGAGCGGTACTCGGGGTCGTGGGTGACCGTGGAGGCGTTCGCGATGCCCGGTGTCCGCCCGCTGCTCGGTCGCGAATTCCTGCCGGGAGAGGACACGCCCACCGGCGCGAAGGTCGCGGTGCTCGGCTACGACATGTGGCAGACCCGCTTCGGCGGCGACCGTGGCGTGCTCGGCACGACCATCCGCGTGAACGGCGTCCCGTTCGAGGTGGTCGGCGTCATGCCCGACGGCTTCGCCTGGCCCAACAATGACCAGCTCTGGCTGCCGATGCAGACCGATCCGCTCGTCGGCGGGCGCGACGAGGGACTCTCCCTTCAGGTCGCCGGTACGCTGAAGCCGGGCGTGACGCGCACGCAGGCCGAGACCGAACTCAACACCATCCTCCAGCGGCTCGGCGAGACCTATCCGGCCACGGGGAAGGGGCACGCGGCGATCGTCGCGCCCTTCACCGACTTCTTCATCGGACCCGAGCCGCGGCAGCTGCTGTGGACGATGCTCGGCGCCGTCTTCTTCGTGCTGCTGATCGCCTGTTCGAACGTCGCGAACCTGCTGCTCGACCGGGCAGCGCATCGGTCCAAGGAGGTCGGTGTGCGCGCCGCCCTCGGCGCGTCGCGCGGCGCGATCGTCCGGATCTTCCTCGCCGAGGCGTTCGTGCTCGCGCTGCTCGGTACCACGCTGGGCATCGTGGTGGCCAAGCTCGGGATCGACGGCTTCAACCGCGCCATCGCGAGCACGCAGCCGCCGTTCTTCATCTCCATCGGCCTCCACCCGCCCGTGCTCGCGTTCGCGATCGGCGTGGCGCTCCTCGCGACGCTCTTCTCGGGGCTCATCCCCGCCATCCAGGCCTCGCGGCCGGACATCGCCGAGGTGCTCAAGGACGAGTCGCGCGGCGCGTCGTCGTTCCAGATCGGCCGCATCAGCAAGGCGCTCATCGTGTTCGAGATCGCCCTCTCCTGCGGCCTGCTCGTCGCGGCGGGCCTCATGACCAAGAGCGTCAGTCGCACGCGGACGATGGACACCGGCTTCACGATGGCCTCCGTCTTCACCGCGCGCGTCGGCTTCCCCGCCGCGTACACCGACACCATCCGGCAGCGGCAGTTCTTCGAGCAGCTCGGCGAGCGGGTCGCCGGCATGCCCGGCGTGCAAGCGGCCGCGATCGCGTCAGGGCTCCCGGGGGCGCAGCAGGGCCTGAACGGCAACCGGCTCTCCGTCGAGGGGAAGGAGTACGCCACCGATCGCGATCGACCCGTCGTCGATGTCGGCGCGGTCTCGCCCGGCTTCTTCAGCGCGCTCGAGATCCCGCTCCGGCAGGGCCGACTGTTCGAGGCGAGCGACCGCCTCGAGGCGCTCCCGGTCGCGGTGGTCACGGAGCGGTTCGTCGAGCAGCATCTCGAGGGACGGCCGGCGCTCGGCGCGCGGATCCGGCTCGGCGGTGCGGAGACCACCGATCCGTGGCTGACGATCGTCGGCGTCGTGCCGAACGTCTTCAGCGGGGACCCGGAGGACCGATATCCGTCCGTGGTGTTCCGCCCGTTCGCGCAGGCGCCGTCGAGCTTCGCGTACGTCGCAGCGCGTGTCACCGGCGGAGACCCGTTGGTCCTCGCCGACCCGGTACGCGAGGCCGTGGCGTCGCTCGATCCCGATCTCCCCATCTACTGGCCGATGACGCTCGACGCGGCGGTCGCC
This region of Gemmatimonadota bacterium genomic DNA includes:
- a CDS encoding carbohydrate binding family 9 domain-containing protein — encoded protein: MRSVLRAVCAALFAGTGLAAQGPAGAPGTTPELSAARIPNGSPGPALDGRLDDAAWRLATPIDDLRQREPLEGVAATERTEVRVVYDALTLYVAVHAYDSDPAAVVARMLERDRVMSADFDGTPQFAGDDAVALLFDGMHDHRNAMVLATNANGAEFDALLTDEGREFNVDWRGIWRVAATRTADGWTAEFAIPFRSLRYRPGEPEWGFNIYRMIRRKNEEVLWRGWTRAGGGFARVSLAGHLQGLEGLPKPGGNVELRPYVLLGNDTERDSLSGAFGDTPRRGVGGELKAQVTGGLVLDATVNTDFAQVEADNVQVNLTRFSLFFPEKREFFLENAGVFEFGARELFGPPPFLMFFSRQIGIAEDGPVPVLGGARLTGRVGDQTVGLLTMMTDSAFDQGRTTYNVLRAKRDIGGNNYIGGMLTDRRMGSDYNTVGGVDFSFWPTQALNLQGFAAQTTTFGPGGDGGAQRLAASTNTGRYGFNLQHLRIDPEADAQLGFITRTGIQQTGGNTRVTWRPTALGLRNVNWLTFGDYIARTDAVLQDWRFANAIDLVFRSGENITVYRRQGFTRIDEEFDLADSLAVPAGDYDDNVTGFFVISDPGLPVTFNVDGERNETFGGTLSRITTGVTARAGRHLGVNLSATRSWVDVPSGALVADLFSTRVSWAFTTQMFLNALVQYSGLDRDVSANIRFQYIFKPGSDLFLVLNESRGDPTSLSRLQARGLRLKVTYLRRL
- a CDS encoding ABC transporter permease, yielding MAQVTRDIQLGLRTLRKSPGLVLVSTIALTFGIGLTTMMFSIIYGAMLKGLPFEDADRIVAVALRNPEREINRAPFDLADFSDLAAQQTSFERFGGYTGGTMNVSGTERAERYSGSWVTVEAFAMPGVRPLLGREFLPGEDTPTGAKVAVLGYDMWQTRFGGDRGVLGTTIRVNGVPFEVVGVMPDGFAWPNNDQLWLPMQTDPLVGGRDEGLSLQVAGTLKPGVTRTQAETELNTILQRLGETYPATGKGHAAIVAPFTDFFIGPEPRQLLWTMLGAVFFVLLIACSNVANLLLDRAAHRSKEVGVRAALGASRGAIVRIFLAEAFVLALLGTTLGIVVAKLGIDGFNRAIASTQPPFFISIGLHPPVLAFAIGVALLATLFSGLIPAIQASRPDIAEVLKDESRGASSFQIGRISKALIVFEIALSCGLLVAAGLMTKSVSRTRTMDTGFTMASVFTARVGFPAAYTDTIRQRQFFEQLGERVAGMPGVQAAAIASGLPGAQQGLNGNRLSVEGKEYATDRDRPVVDVGAVSPGFFSALEIPLRQGRLFEASDRLEALPVAVVTERFVEQHLEGRPALGARIRLGGAETTDPWLTIVGVVPNVFSGDPEDRYPSVVFRPFAQAPSSFAYVAARVTGGDPLVLADPVREAVASLDPDLPIYWPMTLDAAVAEPLWFVRVFGTMFMLFGAVALFLASIGLYAVMSFSVGRRTREVGIRMALGATARDVVALLLGQGFRQLFVGLTIGLVLAWSVASLMQVVLFGVEPHDPFVFGGVALTLAATGTLACLLPARRATRIDPSDAMRAE
- a CDS encoding aminotransferase class III-fold pyridoxal phosphate-dependent enzyme, which encodes MHSRLPERETVLHSWTVQDRWDAPTVVGGEGAHFITADGRRILDLSSQSECCHLGHQHPRVVAAIKAQADRLCYIANAWGSEPRARLAELLLEKSGFAGGRIFFTLGGADANEHAVKFARQVRGRPHGLVIARDRSYHGASYATMALSGDTRTRALADPAAHRVIHALPPYAYRCPFGTHDDDACGHAAAAHVGELIAREGAHEVAAVLMEPDSGTNGIVPPDSYWPALRAVTRAHGALLIADEVMSGFGRVGEWFAWQRHGEAGRPDLMTLAKGLTGAHLPLGAVVLSADVARALEHEMLYTGLTYCGHPLSCAAGVAAVQAYEDEGLIARSRALGRTMFESLRALQRRHAVIGDVRGGRGLFAVVELVQDRATRAPHAPWPGAPAPLAALVREGLEAGVAFATRGNLLLLAPPFVIAERDLADALALLDRLLARHFPSAEAA
- a CDS encoding aldehyde dehydrogenase family protein — its product is MTPDASSDAFVRPLSAAENAKFDAALADVRKRFGSSYGLMIGGEDVETHRARTKHSPSDRGLVLGHFAAATEYEVDLAIAAASAAFPAWAATAESERRGVVRRLLGKIEARAFELAVIVALESGKTRRAAIEEVWGAAEVITAYCDEWASHGFLAPGRTPSAPPRPMVPHGVWTVFSPSYHPFGLAAGPVAAALLAGNTVVLKTAEETPFSARLLAEMLRACGVPKGVFNLISGAPEDMGDAMFNDPRIDGTTYAGARRAGERLTTIMHVSHPPRPIVARLNSTAVHIVTAHADLDAAARRITIAAFGLGEDRAHAPTHLFVHQDIADALIERLTAAAARVRIGDPLLPDTDMGPIPAAEDYADFRTVTHKLHAYGARVLFGGHVLHEGGHGAGNFVAPTLAEVPTNEHPCWSSEVLLPVIMLRRYRMPDRAVATIAELPGTPTVEVHGDAGEVATFLTSVANTTKREYPPPVLSLHAELAQYLHPAPQDPA
- a CDS encoding N-methyl-D-aspartate receptor NMDAR2C subunit, which produces MEGARMESMGQDWSAALIALLARYDEPHRRYHTRQHLDECLARLAAVRARAERADEVELALLYHDAVYDPLAADNEARSADLAEEAMRAHAVPADAIARVRALILATRHVEPPATPDEALLVDVDLGILAAAQARFDEYERQVREEYAWVPGPLFRRKRRAVLEAFLARPRIYVSGAFDHDEQLARENLARSLSRL
- a CDS encoding dimethylargininase, yielding MTTRIALTRAISPRLAECELTHLDRTPISVPRAEAQHEAYEATLRALGCDVRRVEPAPEHADSVFIEDTAVVFDEVAVITRPGAESRRAETDAVAGALAGLRPLARIVAPGTLDGGDVLVVGRRVFVGRTGRTNDEGIGQMQAALAPHGYTVTAVDVTGCLHLKTAVTAIDDTTVLVNPAWVDAAAFAPAAVIMVDPTEPMGANVLRIGERLLYGADHPRTLARLRAHGADVTTVEASELAKAEGAVTCCSLVLRA